The following coding sequences lie in one Microbacterium sp. XT11 genomic window:
- the flgN gene encoding flagellar export chaperone FlgN, with protein sequence MAAHDLSMQLMRERDLLELLLFKLDVQQMLLASGRNRWIAHSVSEIERITGAMPTAALARDTLVVSVAEEWGAPEAATLRELIDAAPTDAWRDVLTGHLTAMTALADEIEQLKQVNEQRLRAAIRVTQETIAGLGGEIGEYDQSGGVVHSSDAQLLDTRA encoded by the coding sequence GTGGCCGCACACGACCTGAGCATGCAGCTGATGCGGGAGCGCGATCTGCTGGAACTGCTCCTGTTCAAGCTGGATGTGCAGCAGATGCTCCTCGCGAGCGGACGCAACCGCTGGATCGCCCACTCGGTGAGCGAGATCGAGCGGATCACCGGGGCGATGCCGACGGCGGCCCTCGCGCGCGACACGCTCGTCGTCTCCGTCGCCGAGGAGTGGGGCGCGCCAGAGGCGGCCACGCTTCGCGAGCTGATCGACGCCGCGCCGACCGACGCGTGGCGCGACGTGCTCACCGGCCACCTCACCGCGATGACGGCGCTGGCCGACGAGATCGAGCAGCTCAAGCAGGTCAACGAACAGCGGCTGCGCGCCGCGATCCGGGTCACGCAGGAGACGATCGCGGGCCTCGGCGGCGAGATCGGCGAATACGACCAATCCGGCGGAGTGGTCCACTCCTCGGATGCGCAGCTGCTCGACACGAGGGCATGA
- the fliW gene encoding flagellar assembly protein FliW yields the protein MTLPTASAPREERTESVSVRFVVPMPGLAPYTEFTLVSIGGAEGLYALRAVDADVRLFLVDAAVAAPGCRPSLPDVVRQDLGAADGEPLQTFVVANPAEDGVHVNLRAPVVMHARTGLATQVILDDQALPLRMRLEGTGGR from the coding sequence ATGACCCTGCCAACCGCATCCGCGCCCCGCGAGGAGAGGACCGAGTCCGTGTCCGTGAGGTTCGTCGTCCCCATGCCGGGTCTCGCTCCGTACACCGAGTTCACCCTCGTGTCGATCGGCGGCGCCGAGGGGCTGTACGCGCTGCGAGCCGTCGATGCCGACGTGCGGCTGTTCCTCGTCGACGCCGCCGTCGCCGCGCCGGGGTGCCGGCCGAGCCTGCCGGACGTCGTGCGGCAGGATCTGGGCGCGGCCGACGGAGAGCCGCTGCAGACCTTCGTCGTCGCGAACCCCGCGGAGGACGGCGTGCATGTGAACCTCCGCGCACCCGTGGTGATGCACGCGCGGACAGGGCTCGCGACGCAGGTCATCCTGGACGACCAAGCCCTTCCGCTGCGGATGCGTCTGGAAGGCACCGGGGGTCGCTGA
- a CDS encoding TIGR01777 family oxidoreductase → MSGRIVISGASGLIGTALRASLGSDGIPTTALVRRDPRAPDEVQWHPGRECLDPGVLEGASAVIALGGASVGRMPWTPQYRRELLGSRLRATTTLADALRELGEDAPFFVSASAVGYYGSAPGRVLDESSPAGDTFLARLCVRWEDAARRAGDDARVALLRTAPVIHRRGVLKPLIMLTRAGLAGPLGPGTQIWPWISLDDEVRAIRHVIDRSLSGPVNLAGPASATANDTGRALARAMRRPFWLPAPAWALRGALSRSAADSLLLADADVRPRALEDSGFGFTHTTVAEAIAAAV, encoded by the coding sequence ATGAGCGGCAGGATCGTCATCAGCGGAGCATCCGGACTGATCGGAACGGCGCTGCGCGCCTCGCTCGGCTCCGACGGCATCCCGACGACGGCGCTTGTGCGTCGAGACCCGCGCGCACCCGATGAGGTGCAGTGGCATCCGGGGCGGGAATGTCTCGACCCGGGCGTGCTCGAGGGGGCGTCGGCCGTGATCGCGCTCGGCGGCGCGAGTGTGGGGCGGATGCCGTGGACGCCGCAGTACCGCAGGGAGCTGCTCGGTTCGCGGCTGCGCGCGACGACGACGCTGGCCGACGCGCTCCGTGAACTGGGCGAAGACGCGCCCTTCTTCGTATCGGCATCCGCCGTCGGCTACTACGGATCGGCTCCTGGGCGCGTGCTCGACGAGAGCTCGCCGGCCGGGGACACATTCCTCGCTCGGCTCTGCGTCCGATGGGAGGATGCGGCTCGACGCGCGGGGGACGACGCACGGGTCGCCCTGCTGCGCACGGCACCCGTCATCCATCGTCGCGGTGTGCTCAAGCCGTTGATCATGCTCACCCGCGCCGGGCTCGCGGGTCCGCTGGGTCCGGGGACGCAGATCTGGCCGTGGATCTCGCTCGACGACGAGGTCCGCGCGATCCGCCACGTGATCGACAGAAGCCTGTCCGGCCCCGTGAACCTCGCCGGGCCCGCCTCCGCCACGGCGAACGACACGGGGCGGGCCCTGGCACGGGCGATGCGGCGGCCGTTCTGGCTCCCGGCGCCTGCCTGGGCCCTCCGAGGGGCGCTGAGCCGATCGGCGGCCGATTCGCTCCTGCTCGCGGACGCCGACGTGCGTCCGCGAGCGCTGGAGGATTCGGGTTTCGGTTTCACCCACACGACGGTCGCGGAGGCCATCGCCGCCGCCGTCTGA
- a CDS encoding SDR family oxidoreductase has translation MNITGNTVFIPGATSGIGLALARALSARGNTVIIGGRRRELLHQIAQESPELDTVEIDTADASSIRAAARTVLDRHPELNVLVTMAGIMRVEDWRSPDGFLDTAEATVTTNLLGPIRLIGAFIEHLQTVPDATVMTVSSGLAFAPLRVTPTYNATKAAIHMLSESLRLQLEGTSVSVIELEPPAVRTALMPGQEESEWAMPLDAFIQEVIGLLESQPDATEIQVENVKFLRYGEARGDYPQVVATLNRRDPHGK, from the coding sequence ATGAACATCACCGGAAACACCGTCTTCATCCCCGGCGCCACCAGCGGCATCGGACTGGCTCTCGCCCGCGCCCTGAGCGCCCGTGGCAACACCGTCATCATCGGCGGGCGTCGCCGAGAGCTCCTGCACCAGATCGCGCAGGAGAGCCCGGAGCTCGACACGGTCGAGATCGACACCGCAGACGCCTCGAGCATCCGTGCGGCCGCACGGACCGTTCTCGACCGGCATCCGGAGCTGAACGTGCTCGTCACGATGGCCGGGATCATGCGGGTCGAGGACTGGCGCTCCCCCGACGGCTTCCTCGACACCGCCGAGGCGACGGTGACGACCAACCTCCTCGGTCCGATCCGCCTCATCGGCGCCTTCATCGAGCACCTGCAGACCGTGCCGGACGCGACGGTGATGACCGTGTCGTCGGGGCTCGCGTTCGCGCCGCTGCGCGTGACCCCCACCTACAACGCCACGAAGGCCGCCATCCACATGCTCAGTGAGAGCCTGCGCCTGCAGCTCGAAGGCACGAGCGTCTCGGTGATCGAGCTCGAACCGCCCGCCGTCAGGACGGCCCTGATGCCCGGTCAGGAGGAGAGCGAGTGGGCGATGCCCCTGGACGCGTTCATCCAGGAGGTCATCGGACTGCTCGAGTCACAGCCCGACGCCACGGAGATCCAGGTCGAGAACGTCAAGTTCCTCCGCTACGGCGAGGCCAGGGGTGACTACCCCCAGGTCGTCGCCACCCTGAACCGGCGCGACCCGCACGGGAAGTGA
- the csrA gene encoding carbon storage regulator CsrA, producing the protein MLVLTRRANESIKIGDDITVTILAVTPGGVRVGIEAPRDQRIHRAEIVLAVSDANQEAAQSAASGDAAENALLDALRPVTTSS; encoded by the coding sequence ATGCTGGTGCTGACACGGCGCGCGAACGAGAGCATCAAGATCGGCGACGACATCACGGTCACCATCCTCGCGGTCACCCCTGGCGGGGTTCGGGTGGGGATCGAAGCCCCGCGCGACCAGCGCATCCACCGCGCGGAGATCGTGCTGGCGGTCAGCGATGCGAACCAGGAGGCCGCGCAGTCGGCTGCGTCCGGCGACGCCGCCGAGAACGCGCTCCTCGACGCTCTGCGGCCCGTTACCACGTCGTCCTGA
- the flgK gene encoding flagellar hook-associated protein FlgK produces MSSFAGLRLAESALAAARAGMTVTGQNIANQTTTGYTRQRVEQTSVAAPVQGGLRVQGATAGGGVAVTGIARLGDEILDARVRDALATSGFWSARATAASQAEAIMAEPTAEGLAANLDRFWSSWADLATTPEPAAAQVVLTDAQVLVGQIAAGYQAVAGQWGDLRGQVDRQVADVNAAAEQVAVLNGRIREALQSGRQANELVDQRSVLAQQLSTAIGAKGTLEADGTMTLRVDGNALVSGDASRPLTASGPAGVADGGRVTVSWADRPGSAVSVTAGTLGGVIGALAPASDGGPLAALAAAYDHTARTLAVRVNDLHRAGVTSSGAQGGDFFALDPSAPAALGLRVVPRELGDLALGAPGAGPKDTSIADRISRLGTSQDGPSTAWSAFVTGFAVSVAGDRQRADIADRGAVAAVTAQQSNASVDGDEETINLLSYQTAYQAAARVLTAVDEALDLLINRTGLVGR; encoded by the coding sequence ATGTCGTCCTTCGCAGGGCTTCGGCTCGCTGAATCCGCCCTCGCCGCCGCCCGCGCCGGGATGACGGTCACGGGCCAGAACATCGCCAACCAGACGACGACCGGCTACACACGCCAGCGGGTCGAACAGACTTCCGTCGCGGCGCCCGTGCAGGGCGGCCTGCGAGTCCAAGGGGCCACCGCGGGCGGAGGCGTCGCCGTCACGGGAATCGCCCGCCTCGGCGACGAGATCCTCGACGCCCGCGTGCGTGACGCGCTGGCGACCTCCGGATTCTGGTCGGCGCGAGCCACGGCAGCGAGTCAGGCCGAGGCCATCATGGCCGAACCGACCGCAGAGGGATTGGCGGCCAATCTCGACAGGTTCTGGTCGTCGTGGGCCGACCTCGCCACGACCCCGGAACCTGCGGCCGCACAGGTCGTGCTGACCGACGCCCAGGTGCTGGTCGGTCAGATAGCCGCGGGGTACCAGGCGGTGGCAGGACAGTGGGGCGACCTGCGCGGACAGGTCGACCGCCAGGTGGCCGACGTCAACGCCGCAGCCGAGCAGGTGGCCGTGCTCAACGGGCGCATCCGCGAAGCACTGCAATCCGGACGTCAGGCCAACGAGCTCGTCGATCAGCGCAGCGTGCTGGCGCAGCAGCTGTCGACGGCGATCGGTGCGAAGGGAACGCTCGAAGCCGACGGAACGATGACTCTGCGGGTGGACGGGAACGCGCTCGTGTCGGGTGACGCCTCCCGGCCGCTCACCGCATCCGGACCGGCGGGAGTCGCCGACGGAGGACGGGTCACGGTGTCCTGGGCCGATCGGCCGGGGAGCGCGGTCTCGGTGACCGCAGGCACGCTCGGCGGCGTCATCGGGGCGCTGGCGCCGGCGTCCGACGGCGGACCGCTCGCAGCGCTGGCCGCCGCCTACGACCACACCGCGCGGACGCTGGCGGTTCGGGTCAACGATCTGCATCGCGCAGGAGTGACCTCGTCTGGTGCCCAGGGCGGAGACTTCTTCGCACTCGATCCGTCCGCGCCGGCCGCTCTCGGTCTCCGGGTCGTGCCCCGAGAGCTCGGCGATCTCGCTCTCGGCGCACCCGGCGCGGGGCCGAAGGACACGTCGATCGCCGATCGGATCAGCCGGCTCGGAACGAGCCAGGACGGACCGAGCACCGCGTGGTCGGCGTTCGTCACCGGTTTCGCCGTGAGCGTCGCAGGCGATCGGCAGCGTGCCGACATCGCCGATCGCGGTGCCGTCGCCGCCGTCACGGCGCAGCAGTCGAACGCGTCCGTCGACGGTGACGAGGAGACCATCAACCTGCTCTCGTATCAGACCGCATACCAGGCGGCGGCACGCGTGCTGACAGCCGTGGACGAGGCGCTCGATCTGCTCATCAACCGCACCGGCCTCGTCGGCCGCTGA
- a CDS encoding aldo/keto reductase: protein MVTVPQFSAHNGFSLPAIGLGTYRLRGDAGAAAIASAIDAGYRLVDSAFNYENEGSVGRGVASSAVDRSDLIVTSKLPGRHHSAAAAPASIEESRSRFGLDAIDLHLIHWPNPSQGEYVEAWEALIDAQRRGVVRQVGVSNFLPEHLDRIEGETGVRPVVNQIEVHPYFPQTEQLEVHRERGIITEAWSPLGRADAVLDEPVIVEIARAHDITPAQAVLAWHVARGVVAIPKASSAEHQQANLAAAAVALDGAEVEAITGLGRPDGRLFDGDPRTHEES from the coding sequence ATGGTCACGGTTCCCCAGTTCTCCGCACACAACGGCTTCTCCCTCCCCGCCATCGGACTCGGCACCTACCGGTTGCGCGGCGACGCGGGTGCCGCCGCCATCGCCTCCGCCATCGATGCGGGCTACCGGCTCGTCGACTCCGCGTTCAACTACGAGAACGAGGGCTCCGTGGGGCGCGGCGTCGCGTCATCCGCGGTGGATCGCAGCGACCTCATCGTCACGTCCAAGCTGCCGGGCCGCCACCACTCCGCCGCCGCCGCTCCGGCGAGCATCGAGGAGAGCCGCTCGCGATTCGGCCTCGACGCGATCGACCTGCACCTCATCCACTGGCCCAACCCGAGCCAGGGCGAGTACGTGGAGGCGTGGGAGGCGCTCATCGACGCGCAGCGCAGGGGTGTGGTCCGGCAGGTGGGCGTCTCGAACTTCCTCCCCGAGCACCTCGACCGCATCGAGGGCGAGACGGGTGTGCGTCCGGTCGTGAATCAGATCGAGGTGCATCCGTACTTCCCGCAGACGGAGCAGCTTGAGGTGCACAGGGAGAGAGGCATCATCACCGAAGCCTGGAGCCCGCTCGGGCGCGCGGATGCCGTGCTCGACGAGCCCGTCATCGTCGAGATCGCCCGTGCGCACGACATCACCCCTGCGCAGGCCGTGCTCGCCTGGCACGTCGCTCGCGGCGTCGTCGCCATCCCGAAGGCGTCCTCCGCGGAGCACCAGCAGGCGAATCTCGCTGCAGCGGCCGTCGCACTCGACGGCGCGGAGGTCGAGGCCATCACCGGTCTCGGGCGACCCGACGGCCGGCTGTTCGACGGCGACCCGCGGACGCACGAGGAGTCCTGA
- the flgL gene encoding flagellar hook-associated protein FlgL: MIGRITTSTMTQQSLRTLQANLAERERLQYQATSQRSFRTPSEDPTAAAAALGIHGEQTRVAQYARNINDGMAWVTTIDAALGASADLLNRARDLTVQGANSGALSPAARESIAQELETISAELLAQANTRMLGRNVFAGTSDAGAAFEAGTFAFAGGAGAGVLRRIGDAESVRVDIDGSAAFGEGADSAFALLQDIAAQLRSGADIGGRLDDVDARLKAVVSARGAAGARQVQLERASSQNLAASTDLEARRAAVENVDSLEVLVKLESAELVFQSALQVTARSLQTTLLEFLR, encoded by the coding sequence ATGATCGGCCGCATCACGACCAGCACGATGACCCAGCAGTCCCTGCGAACGCTCCAGGCGAACCTCGCCGAGCGCGAGCGCCTGCAGTACCAGGCCACATCGCAGCGGTCGTTCCGCACGCCCAGCGAAGACCCGACGGCGGCAGCCGCGGCGCTCGGCATCCACGGCGAGCAGACGCGCGTCGCGCAGTACGCGAGGAACATCAACGACGGCATGGCCTGGGTGACGACGATCGATGCGGCGCTCGGCGCGAGCGCCGATCTGCTGAACCGCGCGCGAGACCTCACCGTGCAGGGGGCGAACTCCGGAGCGCTCAGCCCTGCCGCACGCGAGTCGATCGCCCAGGAGCTCGAGACGATCAGCGCAGAACTGCTCGCACAGGCGAACACCCGGATGCTCGGCCGCAACGTGTTCGCAGGAACCAGCGATGCGGGAGCCGCCTTCGAGGCGGGCACCTTCGCCTTCGCCGGGGGAGCGGGCGCGGGCGTGCTGCGCCGTATCGGCGACGCCGAGAGCGTGCGGGTCGACATCGACGGCTCCGCCGCGTTCGGCGAAGGGGCGGACAGCGCGTTCGCGCTGCTGCAGGACATCGCGGCGCAGTTGCGCAGCGGCGCCGACATCGGCGGCCGCCTCGACGATGTGGACGCACGGCTCAAGGCCGTCGTGTCGGCGCGGGGCGCGGCAGGCGCCAGACAGGTGCAGCTCGAGCGTGCGTCGTCCCAGAACCTCGCGGCATCCACCGACCTGGAGGCGCGCCGTGCCGCGGTCGAGAACGTGGACAGCCTCGAGGTGCTCGTGAAGCTCGAGTCGGCCGAGCTCGTGTTCCAATCCGCCCTGCAGGTGACGGCGAGGTCGCTGCAGACCACCCTTCTGGAGTTCCTGAGATGA
- a CDS encoding HU family DNA-binding protein: MSTSRTLDATRVSKREFVQRFARRGGLSLQVAQTAYNAMIDELLDLVSQGNTVTLTNFGRFYPQSHKGHRVQFAKDDGTAEVTDYTVLKFSATREVNRRVKVNDDQR, from the coding sequence ATGAGCACATCCAGGACGCTCGACGCCACACGCGTGAGCAAGAGGGAGTTCGTGCAGCGGTTCGCGCGGCGAGGGGGACTCTCCCTCCAGGTGGCGCAGACCGCGTACAACGCGATGATCGACGAACTGCTCGATCTGGTCAGCCAGGGCAACACGGTGACGCTGACCAACTTCGGGCGGTTCTATCCGCAATCCCACAAGGGTCACCGCGTGCAGTTCGCCAAGGATGACGGCACGGCCGAGGTGACCGATTACACGGTGCTGAAGTTCTCGGCGACGCGCGAGGTCAACCGGCGCGTGAAGGTGAACGACGACCAGCGCTGA
- a CDS encoding sigma-70 family RNA polymerase sigma factor, whose translation MPRRARNQLVIDHLHIVSAATAFVASRLTQVSRDDLASAGAYALVRAAERFDASLGVPFGAFARGRVTWALQDELRSMDWAPREVRARAKEMAGVRDRLAAVLGRTPTTAEIAQHAGVDVASARQALADADRVVTSLDVFDPAEIAWSGVLPEEALLLSERDDFLRRCVDALPERKRFIVKEIYFEERSVKEVAAQLGVSHAAVSQQRAEALRMIRDALDLHYSDGQGSARSTGDGLRGSRSSRSAVDAYLDRVAATARSTSAPSAPQPA comes from the coding sequence ATGCCGAGGCGCGCACGCAACCAGCTCGTCATCGACCACCTGCACATCGTGAGTGCGGCGACGGCGTTCGTCGCGTCGCGCCTCACGCAGGTGTCTCGCGACGATCTCGCCTCCGCGGGCGCATACGCCCTCGTTCGCGCGGCGGAGAGGTTCGATGCGTCCCTCGGGGTGCCGTTCGGCGCCTTCGCCCGGGGGAGGGTGACCTGGGCGCTGCAGGACGAACTGCGGTCGATGGATTGGGCCCCTCGCGAGGTCCGTGCGCGCGCCAAGGAGATGGCCGGGGTGCGCGACCGACTCGCTGCAGTGCTCGGTCGCACGCCGACGACTGCCGAGATCGCCCAGCACGCAGGCGTGGACGTGGCGTCCGCGCGGCAGGCGCTGGCCGACGCCGACCGGGTGGTCACAAGCCTCGACGTGTTCGACCCTGCGGAGATCGCTTGGAGCGGGGTTCTCCCGGAGGAGGCGCTGCTGCTCTCCGAGCGCGACGACTTCCTGCGCCGCTGCGTCGACGCGCTGCCGGAGCGCAAGCGCTTCATCGTGAAGGAGATCTACTTCGAGGAGCGTTCGGTGAAGGAGGTCGCCGCTCAGCTCGGCGTCTCGCACGCGGCGGTGTCGCAGCAGCGGGCCGAGGCGCTGCGCATGATCCGGGACGCCCTCGATCTGCACTACTCCGACGGTCAGGGCTCGGCGCGCTCGACCGGCGATGGACTCCGGGGGTCGCGCTCGTCGAGGTCCGCGGTCGACGCGTATCTCGACCGCGTGGCAGCGACCGCCCGTTCCACATCGGCCCCATCCGCTCCGCAGCCCGCGTGA
- a CDS encoding AAA family ATPase, with protein MTSTYIETGGHVRVYDDAVRTHQSFPPGTYRVHFTSKEGFSLVRVDDLSVGTERVYGDREKKVRKIFRTYELSDRSLGVMLSGDKGIGKTLFLRMVAAEARAQGLPVVLVTEDNDGIVDFLDSLDECLIVLDEFEKTFPIGRRGSGDGANRQNQFLSLFDGLSSVKRIYCVTVNDIADVSAYLVNRPGRFHYHMRFEYPGPDEVRQYLSDQAPDAHPDEIENVALFSRRARLNYDHLRAIAFELQHQDSQFAEIVEDLNIKSVEPAVYRIDAKFPDGSVWSAEVELNLFERGDVVRTFELRNATRSLFASFTPKDLIFEPDGGIVVPISRLELLDEDDEEPEAYPASVSLTLVGQASYGFGF; from the coding sequence GTGACAAGTACCTACATCGAGACCGGAGGACACGTCCGGGTCTACGACGATGCCGTGCGCACCCACCAGTCCTTCCCGCCGGGCACCTACCGCGTGCATTTCACCTCGAAGGAGGGGTTCAGCCTCGTGCGCGTCGACGACCTCTCCGTCGGCACTGAACGCGTGTACGGCGATCGGGAGAAGAAGGTCCGCAAGATCTTCCGTACCTACGAGCTGTCCGACCGCAGCCTCGGCGTGATGCTCTCCGGCGACAAGGGCATCGGAAAGACCCTGTTCCTCCGGATGGTCGCCGCCGAAGCACGTGCGCAGGGCCTTCCCGTGGTGCTCGTGACCGAGGACAACGACGGCATCGTCGACTTCCTCGACAGCCTCGACGAGTGCCTCATCGTCCTCGACGAGTTCGAGAAGACGTTCCCGATCGGCCGGCGCGGAAGCGGGGACGGAGCGAACCGTCAGAACCAGTTCCTCTCGCTGTTCGACGGACTGTCGTCCGTGAAGCGCATCTACTGCGTGACCGTGAACGACATCGCCGACGTCAGCGCGTACCTGGTCAACCGTCCCGGCCGGTTCCACTACCACATGCGATTCGAGTACCCAGGGCCGGACGAGGTGCGTCAGTACCTGTCCGACCAAGCGCCCGACGCGCACCCGGACGAGATCGAGAACGTCGCGCTCTTCTCGCGACGCGCTCGGCTCAACTACGACCATCTGCGCGCGATCGCCTTCGAGCTGCAGCACCAGGACAGCCAGTTCGCCGAGATCGTCGAGGATCTCAACATCAAATCCGTCGAGCCGGCCGTGTATCGGATCGACGCGAAGTTCCCCGACGGTTCGGTGTGGTCGGCTGAGGTCGAGCTGAACCTCTTCGAACGGGGCGACGTCGTGCGGACCTTCGAGCTGCGCAACGCCACGCGCTCGCTCTTCGCCTCTTTCACCCCGAAGGATCTGATCTTCGAGCCCGACGGCGGCATCGTCGTGCCGATCAGCCGGCTGGAGCTGCTCGACGAGGACGACGAGGAACCCGAGGCGTACCCGGCATCCGTCAGCCTCACCCTCGTCGGCCAGGCGAGCTACGGCTTCGGCTTCTGA
- a CDS encoding flagellar biosynthesis protein FlhA: MFAPLLSKAAVPVGVVGIILLLIVPIPTPLLDVLIVTNISFALLILLTAMFVKKPLDFSVFPSLLLVATLFRLGLNVASTRLVLSEAHAGQVIQAFGQITISGSLVIGAVIFLILTVIQFVVVTKGAERVAEVGARFTLDAMPGKQMAIDADLNAGLITDTEARQRRAEVAAEADFYGAMDGASKFVKGDAIAGIVIVVINFVGGIVIGMVQHGMEVTDALQTYSILTIGDGLVTQIPALLMAVSTGMIVTRENAEAEMGEAAGRQLMQSRTALMITGAAAVAMGFIPGMPLLVFVAIGIVLLFAASRVRAREAGEAAIDAEAARTRAADAAAEGPDELMDRMRVHALEISLSPDILDLASGGEGDLLVRVKALRRKLALDLGILMPPVRTRDNVELPPQTYAILIAGVEAGRGSVPRGHVLALGTGLDDLPGIEAVDPVFGLPGRWIPAELTHAADIAGATVIDRVSVIITHLSDLVQGHADRLLSLEDVRQLTEHLAQSSPATVEELTPGVLSLSAIQRVLSGLLAERVPINDLARIYEALALRGRVSTDTAGLIEAARSALGPAIASRFAEDGRLRVLMIDPLLEQQMLEGLRVIDGDAQIVLPPDTTAQLLESARRMVADLDRTGAEPVLVCAPSLRPAVRRLLSSQVGGLPVLSYDEAAAGGHAADVIGVIRLAHPALPVTAASPGDPVRSGAPSASSP; this comes from the coding sequence ATGTTCGCCCCGCTGCTGTCCAAGGCGGCCGTTCCAGTCGGAGTGGTCGGGATCATCCTGCTGCTGATCGTGCCGATCCCGACCCCTCTGCTCGACGTCCTGATCGTGACGAACATCTCGTTCGCGCTCTTGATCCTGCTCACGGCGATGTTCGTGAAGAAGCCGCTCGACTTCTCGGTCTTCCCCAGCCTGCTGCTCGTCGCGACCCTCTTCCGGCTCGGTCTGAACGTCGCCTCGACGCGCCTCGTGCTCAGCGAGGCCCACGCCGGTCAGGTCATCCAGGCGTTCGGGCAGATCACCATCAGCGGTTCGCTCGTGATCGGTGCGGTGATCTTCCTCATCCTGACCGTGATCCAGTTCGTCGTCGTCACCAAGGGCGCCGAACGCGTCGCAGAGGTGGGAGCTCGATTCACCCTCGATGCGATGCCGGGGAAGCAGATGGCGATCGACGCCGACCTGAACGCGGGGCTCATCACCGACACGGAGGCGCGCCAGCGCCGCGCAGAGGTCGCTGCGGAAGCGGACTTCTACGGTGCGATGGACGGGGCATCGAAGTTCGTCAAGGGAGACGCGATAGCGGGCATCGTGATCGTCGTCATCAACTTCGTCGGCGGCATCGTCATCGGCATGGTCCAGCACGGCATGGAGGTCACCGACGCCCTGCAGACGTACAGCATCCTGACGATCGGCGACGGTCTCGTCACGCAGATCCCGGCGCTCCTCATGGCGGTCTCGACCGGGATGATCGTGACACGCGAGAACGCCGAGGCCGAGATGGGCGAGGCCGCCGGCCGGCAGCTGATGCAGTCGAGGACGGCGCTGATGATCACCGGAGCGGCCGCGGTCGCCATGGGCTTCATCCCGGGGATGCCCCTCCTCGTCTTCGTCGCGATCGGCATCGTGCTCCTGTTCGCGGCGTCGCGCGTACGTGCCCGCGAGGCGGGGGAGGCGGCGATCGATGCGGAAGCGGCGAGGACTCGGGCGGCCGATGCGGCCGCAGAGGGACCAGACGAGCTCATGGACCGCATGCGCGTGCACGCGCTCGAGATCTCGCTGTCGCCCGACATCCTCGATCTGGCCTCCGGGGGAGAGGGGGATCTGCTGGTGCGCGTCAAGGCGCTCCGACGCAAGCTCGCCCTCGATCTCGGCATCCTGATGCCGCCCGTGCGCACGCGCGACAACGTCGAGCTCCCTCCACAGACGTACGCGATCCTCATCGCGGGCGTCGAGGCAGGCCGAGGGTCCGTGCCACGCGGTCACGTGCTCGCGCTGGGCACGGGCTTGGACGACCTCCCCGGCATAGAGGCGGTCGATCCCGTCTTCGGGCTCCCAGGACGATGGATACCCGCCGAGCTCACGCACGCGGCGGATATCGCCGGTGCCACGGTCATCGACCGCGTGAGCGTCATCATCACCCACCTCTCCGACCTCGTGCAGGGGCACGCCGACCGGCTGCTCTCGCTCGAAGACGTGCGGCAGCTCACAGAGCACCTCGCACAGTCCAGCCCGGCGACGGTCGAGGAGCTGACCCCCGGCGTGCTCTCCCTCTCGGCTATCCAGCGGGTGCTGTCCGGTCTGCTCGCCGAGCGGGTGCCGATCAACGACCTCGCGCGCATCTACGAGGCGCTGGCGCTGCGCGGCCGGGTGTCCACCGACACCGCGGGGCTGATCGAGGCGGCGAGATCGGCTCTGGGGCCCGCGATCGCGTCGCGGTTCGCCGAGGACGGCAGGCTGCGGGTCCTCATGATCGACCCTCTTCTCGAACAGCAGATGCTCGAGGGCCTGCGCGTGATCGACGGCGACGCGCAGATCGTGCTGCCGCCGGACACCACCGCGCAGCTGCTCGAGAGCGCGCGGCGGATGGTCGCCGACCTCGACCGGACCGGAGCGGAGCCCGTGCTCGTGTGCGCTCCGTCGTTGCGGCCGGCGGTGCGCCGACTGCTCTCCTCGCAGGTGGGCGGTCTCCCCGTGCTCTCCTACGACGAGGCCGCCGCCGGTGGTCACGCCGCCGACGTGATCGGCGTGATCCGGCTGGCTCACCCCGCGCTTCCCGTGACCGCGGCGTCGCCGGGCGACCCCGTCCGATCAGGCGCGCCATCTGCAAGTTCTCCTTGA